A part of Populus alba chromosome 8, ASM523922v2, whole genome shotgun sequence genomic DNA contains:
- the LOC118056760 gene encoding alpha-mannosidase I MNS4 — MEKTWKQRCLPLLLLLSILSADTNHNNIIFLRQTAADGVTPEEATLLRDEVREMFYHAFNGYMEHAFPLDELKPLSCEGEDSLGGYALTLIDSLDMLALLGDREQFTSSVDWIGKNLRFDINKTVSVFETTIRVLGGLLSAHLIASDYATGMRIPSYDNQLLDLAEDLARRMLPAFDTPTGIPFGSVNLLYGVDEQESRITSTAGGGTLTLEFGMLSRLTNDPIFEQVTKNAVRGLWARRSKLNLVGAHINVFTGEWTQKDAGIGTSIDSFYEYLLKAYLLFGDEEYLFIFQEAYAAAMHYLYNDPWYVEVNMDSAAIVWPLFNSLQAFWPGLQVLAGDIDPAIRTHAAFFSVWKRYGFTPEGFNLATLTVQHGQKSYPLRPELIESTYWLYKATRDPRYLDVGRDMVVSLQYGARCPCGYCHIVDVEFHKKEDHMESFFLAETVKYLWLLFDLASGPDNLVENGPYKYIFSTEGHLLPATPQISLIHEHCSYLGAYCKGGGIEQESRKSDISIHPQENNTSVISGSWVHSSYPSDSSFLESTTTSGLMKGLCPGLTHGQKYGISYLDATRTAQEDRSMQQRENVADSHSLLVVSQQSADNSLSKNKNNDHDRNVQESSE, encoded by the exons ATGGAAAAAACCTGGAAACAACGATGCCTGCCCTTGTTGTTGTTGCTCTCAATATTATCTGCCGacaccaaccacaacaacattatCTTCCTTCGACAAACTGCGGCTGATGGTGTCACTCCCGAGGAAGCCACACTTCTTCGAGACGAG GTTCGTGAAATGTTCTATCATGCTTTTAATGGATACATGGAGCATGCTTTTCCGCTTGATGAATTAAAGCCTCTATCATGTGAAGGAGAAGACAGTCTTGGTGGTTATGCTTTGACTCTG ATTGACTCCTTGGATATGCTGGCTCTACTTGGTGACCGAGAACAGTTCACATCCTCTGTTGATTGGATTGGTAAAAATCTTCGGTTTGATATA AATAAAACAGTATCTGTCTTTGAGACTACCATCCGGGTCCTTGGAGGTTTACTCTCTGCTCATCTTATTGCAAGTGATTATGCTACG GGTATGAGAATTCCATCCTATGACAATCAATTGCTTGACTTAGCTGAGGATCTGGCTCGGAGAATGCTACCTGCATTTGACACTCCTACAG GAATTCCATTTGGGTCTGTCAATCTTTTATATGGGGTTGATGAACAGGAAAGCAGG ATAACATCAACTGCTGGTGGTGGAACCTTGACTTTGGAATTTGGGATGCTTAGTCGCTTGACCAATGATCCAA TTTTTGAGCAAGTAACAAAGAATGCCGTGCGTGGATTATGGGCTCGCCGTTCAAAGCTGAATTTGGTTGGTGCTCACATCAATGTATTTACAGGTGAATGGACACAAaag GATGCTGGAATAGGAACAAGTATTGACTCTTTCTATGAATATCTCTTAAAG GCTTATTTGTTATTTGGTGACGAGgagtatttgtttattttccaaGAAGCCTATGCAGCTGCTATGCACTATCTTTACAATGATCCTTG GTATGTTGAGGTAAACATGGATTCTGCTGCTATTGTCTGGCCATTGTTTAACAGTTTGCAGGCCTTCTGGCCAGGCCTACag GTTTTAGCAGGAGATATTGATCCTGCAATTCGAACTCATGCTGCATTCTTCAGTGTCTGGAAAAGATATGGTTTTACTCCAGAAGGCTTTAATCTTGCTACTCTGACTGTTCAG CATGGGCAGAAGAGTTATCCATTGCGCCCAGAGTTGATAGAGAGCACATATTGGCTTTACAAAGCTACCCGAGATCCGAG ATATCTTGACGTTGGAAGGGATATGGTTGTGAGCTTGCAATATGGGGCTCGATGCCCCTGTGGTTATTGCCATATAGTAGATGTAGAATTTCACAAGAAAGAGGACCACATGGAGAGCTTTTTCCTGGCCGAAACT GTCAAGTATCTATGGCTTCTTTTTGATTTGGCTTCGGGTCCAGATAACCTTGTAGAAAATGGGCCATACAA GTACATCTTCAGCACAGAGGGCCACTTATTGCCAGCAACCCCACAAATATCTCTCATACATGAACATTGTTCATATTTAGGTGCATACTGTAAAGGTGGTGGCATTGAACAGGAATCTCGTAAATCAGACATCTCAATCCATCCCCAAGAAAATAATACCAGTGTGATTTCTGGGAGCTGGGTTCATTCCAGCTATCCATCAGATTCCTCTTTTCTCGAGTCTACTACTACATCAGGGTTGATGAAG GGACTTTGCCCCGGATTAACTCATGGACAAAAATATGGAATATCATACCTAGATGCAACGCGTACAGCTCAGGAGGATCGCTCCATGCAGCAAAGAGAGAATGTGGCTGATAGCCATTCTCTGCTGGTTGTTTCCCAACAAAGTGCTGATAATTCTCTGTCGAAAAACAAGAACAATGATCATGACAGGAATGTACAGGAATCAAGTGAATAA
- the LOC118056777 gene encoding auxin-responsive protein IAA14 isoform X1: MATSVLGTERTDLNYKETELCLGLPGAGGAKNEVETPNKATGKRGFAETVDLKLNLQAKEGVMDLNENIKNITSKDKNHLPAVAIKDPAKPPAKAQVVGWPPVRSYRKNVMAQKNASEEGEKASTGGSSAAFVKVCMDGAPYLRKVDLKMYRSYQELSDALAKMFSSFTMGNYGAQGMIDFMNESKLMDLLNSSEYVPSYEDKDGDWMLVGDVPWEMFVNSCKRLRIMKGSEAIGLVSAPRAMEKCKSRA, encoded by the exons ATGGCAACTTCTGTGCTAGGTACCGAGCGAACTGATTTGAACTACAAGGAGACTGAGCTGTGTCTCGGATTGCCCGGTGCTGGTGGTGCCAAGAATGAAGTTGAGACACCTAATAAGGCTACTGGGAAAAGAGGGTTTGCTGAGACTGTTGACTTGAAGCTTAATCTTCAGGCTAAAGAAGGTGTCATGGATCTGAATGAGAATATCAAGAATATTACTTCGAAGGACAAGAACCACCTTCCTGCTGTTGCCATCAAGGACCCTGCTAAGCCACCGGCCaa GGCACAAGTTGTAGGTTGGCCACCAGTTCGATCTTACAGGAAGAACGTTATGGCTCAGAAGAACGCCAGTGAGGAAGGTGAGAAGGCAAGCACTGGCGGCAGCAGTGCAGCATTTGTGAAGGTCTGCATGGATGGTGCACCCTATCTTCGCAAGGTGGACTTGAAGATGTACAGGAGCTACCAAGAATTATCTGATGCCTTGGCCAAAATGTTCAGTTCCTTCACCATGG GTAATTATGGAGCCCAGGGAATGATAGACTTTATGAATGAGAGCAAGTTGATGGATCTACTTAATAGTTCCGAGTATGTGCCATCCTATGAAGACAAGGACGGTGACTGGATGCTCGTGGGCGATGTTCCATGGGA GATGTTTGTCAATTCATGCAAGCGCCTGCGCATCATGAAAGGATCTGAGGCCATTGGACTTG TTTCAGCACCGAGAGCCATGGAGAAATGCAAGAGCAGAGCCTGA
- the LOC118056771 gene encoding auxin-responsive protein IAA4 — protein sequence MEVGVAYENDLNLKATELRLGLPGTGCTNEKGVSGAKNNKRPFPEIREEGGANGKSDAQHDDQETASAPKVQIVGWPPIRSYRKNSFQPKKAEDEAAAGMYVKVSMDGAPYLRKIDLKVYKGYPELLKALENMFKLTIGEYSEREGYKGSEYAPTYEDKDGDWMLVGDVPWDMFLSSCKKLRIMKGSEAIGLGCGA from the exons ATGGAAGTTGGCGTTGCATATGAGAATGATCTAAACCTCAAGGCAACTGAGCTTAGACTGGGTTTGCCAGGGACGGGCTGTACCAATGAGAAAGGAGTTTCTGGTGCTAAAAACAACAAACGACCATTTCCAGAGATCAGAGAGGAGGGTGGAGCAAATGGTAAATCTGATGCTCAACATGATGACCAAGAAACTGCCTCTGCTCCGAA GGTACAAATAGTGGGCTGGCCACCAATCAGATCCTACAGGAAAAATAGCTTCCAGCCAAAGAAGGCTGAGGACGAGGCTGCAGCTGGGATGTATGTTAAAGTAAGCATGGACGGAGCACCATACCTTAGAAAGATAGACCTTAAGGTTTACAAGGGATACCCTGAACTCTTGAAGGCTTTGGAGAACATGTTCAAGCTCACCATAG GTGAGTACTCTGAGAGGGAAGGCTACAAAGGGTCAGAATATGCACCTACTTACGAGGACAAAGATGGTGACTGGATGCTAGTTGGAGATGTTCCTTGGGA TATGTTCCTGTCTTCCTGCAAGAAACTGAGAATCATGAAAGGATCGGAAGCAATAGGCTTGGGTTGTGGTGCATGA
- the LOC118056777 gene encoding auxin-responsive protein IAA14 isoform X2, with translation MATSVLGTERTDLNYKETELCLGLPGAGGAKNEVETPNKATGKRGFAETVDLKLNLQAKEGVMDLNENIKNITSKDKNHLPAVAIKDPAKPPAKAQVVGWPPVRSYRKNVMAQKNASEEGEKASTGGSSAAFVKVCMDGAPYLRKVDLKMYRSYQELSDALAKMFSSFTMGNYGAQGMIDFMNESKLMDLLNSSEYVPSYEDKDGDWMLVGDVPWEMFVNSCKRLRIMKGSEAIGLAPRAMEKCKSRA, from the exons ATGGCAACTTCTGTGCTAGGTACCGAGCGAACTGATTTGAACTACAAGGAGACTGAGCTGTGTCTCGGATTGCCCGGTGCTGGTGGTGCCAAGAATGAAGTTGAGACACCTAATAAGGCTACTGGGAAAAGAGGGTTTGCTGAGACTGTTGACTTGAAGCTTAATCTTCAGGCTAAAGAAGGTGTCATGGATCTGAATGAGAATATCAAGAATATTACTTCGAAGGACAAGAACCACCTTCCTGCTGTTGCCATCAAGGACCCTGCTAAGCCACCGGCCaa GGCACAAGTTGTAGGTTGGCCACCAGTTCGATCTTACAGGAAGAACGTTATGGCTCAGAAGAACGCCAGTGAGGAAGGTGAGAAGGCAAGCACTGGCGGCAGCAGTGCAGCATTTGTGAAGGTCTGCATGGATGGTGCACCCTATCTTCGCAAGGTGGACTTGAAGATGTACAGGAGCTACCAAGAATTATCTGATGCCTTGGCCAAAATGTTCAGTTCCTTCACCATGG GTAATTATGGAGCCCAGGGAATGATAGACTTTATGAATGAGAGCAAGTTGATGGATCTACTTAATAGTTCCGAGTATGTGCCATCCTATGAAGACAAGGACGGTGACTGGATGCTCGTGGGCGATGTTCCATGGGA GATGTTTGTCAATTCATGCAAGCGCCTGCGCATCATGAAAGGATCTGAGGCCATTGGACTTG CACCGAGAGCCATGGAGAAATGCAAGAGCAGAGCCTGA